In one Bradyrhizobium cosmicum genomic region, the following are encoded:
- a CDS encoding M20/M25/M40 family metallo-hydrolase, whose protein sequence is MNPANLPFDSEAMLEGLRTWVDCESPTWDAGAVNRMLDIAARDMAIMGATIERIAGRQGFGGVIRASFPHPKQGEPGILIAGHMDTVHPVGTIEKLKWRREGNKCYGPGIYDMKGGNYLSLEAIRQLARASFTTPLPITVLFTPDEEVGTPSTRDIIEAEAARNKYVLVPEPGRADNGVTTGRYAIARFNLEATGRPSHAGATLSAGRSAIREMARQILAIDAMTTEDCTFSVGVVHGGQWVNCVATTATGEALSMAKRQADLDRGVERMLALSGTANDVSFKVTRGVTRPVWEPDAGTMALYEKARSIAKSLGAELPHASSGGGSDGNFTGAMGIPTLDGLGVRGGNGHTLEEFIEVDSLVERGRLMAGLLATLE, encoded by the coding sequence ATGAATCCAGCCAATCTTCCCTTCGATTCCGAGGCCATGCTCGAAGGCCTGCGTACCTGGGTCGACTGCGAGAGCCCGACCTGGGACGCCGGTGCCGTTAACCGCATGCTCGATATCGCAGCGCGGGATATGGCAATCATGGGTGCGACGATCGAACGCATCGCCGGCCGCCAGGGCTTCGGCGGTGTCATCCGCGCGAGCTTCCCGCATCCGAAGCAAGGCGAGCCCGGCATCCTGATCGCCGGTCACATGGATACCGTCCACCCGGTCGGTACCATCGAGAAGCTGAAATGGCGGCGCGAGGGCAACAAGTGCTACGGCCCCGGCATCTACGACATGAAGGGCGGCAACTACCTCTCGCTGGAAGCGATCCGGCAGCTGGCGCGCGCCTCCTTCACCACGCCGCTGCCAATCACCGTGCTGTTCACGCCAGACGAGGAAGTCGGCACGCCCTCGACGCGCGACATCATCGAGGCGGAGGCTGCGCGCAACAAATATGTGCTGGTGCCCGAGCCGGGCCGCGCCGACAACGGCGTCACCACCGGGCGTTACGCCATCGCGCGCTTCAATCTCGAGGCGACGGGCCGGCCGAGCCACGCCGGCGCAACGCTGTCGGCGGGACGCTCTGCGATCCGCGAGATGGCGCGGCAGATCCTCGCGATCGACGCGATGACGACGGAGGATTGCACCTTCTCGGTTGGCGTCGTGCATGGCGGACAATGGGTGAACTGCGTTGCCACGACCGCCACCGGCGAAGCGCTGTCGATGGCCAAACGCCAGGCCGATCTCGACCGCGGCGTCGAGCGCATGCTGGCCCTGTCGGGCACGGCCAACGACGTCTCCTTCAAGGTGACTCGCGGCGTCACCCGGCCCGTATGGGAGCCGGATGCAGGCACGATGGCGCTGTATGAAAAGGCACGCAGCATCGCCAAATCGCTCGGCGCCGAGTTGCCGCATGCGAGCTCCGGCGGCGGCTCCGACGGCAATTTCACCGGTGCGATGGGCATCCCGACGCTCGACGGCCTCGGCGTGCGCGGCGGCAATGGCCACACGCTCGAGGAGTTCATCGAGGTCGACAGCCTGGTCGAGCGCGGCCGGCTGATGGCGGGTTTGCTGGCGACGCTCGAGTAA
- a CDS encoding ABC transporter substrate-binding protein → MLSLMRRGRRAFASTLALSVVALSTAMASPVFAAGKTITAVMHSDLRIIDPIFTTAYITRDHGYMVYDTLISTDSNFKIQPQMADWKISDDKLTYTFTLRDGLKWHDGAPVTAEDCVASLKRWAAVDGMGQQMMQFTASIEATDPKTITLKLKEPYGLVLDSIGKPSSRVAFMMPKRLAETPPDKPIPEQIGSGPFKFVQGEFQPGVKAVYVKNTDYVPRKEPASWTTGGKVVKVDRVEWVTMPDAQTAVNALQSGDIDFLENPSFDLVPVLEGNKDLNVQVLNKFGFQTLGRMNFLFPPFDNVKVRRAALMAINQKDVLDALIGNPKYYKICGAFFICDTPFATDVGSESLVKGNGMAEAKKLLAESGYDGTPVVIMAPGDVTTLKAQPIVAAQALREAGFKVDLQATDWQTVVSRRASQKPPKEGGWNMFFTNWVSADVSNPISNLSIGGQGKKGGWFGWAENAKIEKLKDDFVRAASLEDQKKIATEIQKEAYDQVIYIPLGQYQAPSAWRKSLTGVIDGPATPVFWNMDKTE, encoded by the coding sequence ATGCTGAGCTTGATGCGCCGGGGGCGTCGCGCGTTCGCCTCCACACTTGCGCTTTCGGTCGTCGCACTTTCGACCGCAATGGCCTCGCCGGTATTTGCGGCCGGCAAGACCATCACCGCGGTGATGCATTCGGATCTGCGTATCATCGATCCGATCTTCACCACCGCCTACATCACGCGTGACCATGGCTACATGGTCTACGACACGCTGATCTCGACCGACTCGAACTTCAAGATTCAGCCGCAGATGGCGGACTGGAAAATCTCCGACGACAAGCTGACCTACACCTTCACGCTGCGCGACGGCCTGAAGTGGCATGACGGCGCGCCGGTGACGGCCGAAGACTGCGTCGCCTCGCTCAAGCGCTGGGCCGCGGTCGACGGCATGGGCCAGCAGATGATGCAGTTCACCGCGAGCATCGAGGCGACCGACCCCAAGACCATCACGCTGAAGCTCAAGGAGCCCTACGGCCTGGTGTTGGATTCGATCGGCAAGCCGTCCTCGCGCGTTGCCTTCATGATGCCGAAGCGCCTCGCCGAGACCCCGCCGGACAAGCCGATTCCCGAGCAGATCGGCTCCGGCCCGTTCAAGTTCGTCCAGGGCGAATTCCAGCCGGGCGTCAAGGCGGTCTACGTCAAGAACACCGACTACGTGCCGCGCAAGGAGCCGGCGAGCTGGACCACAGGCGGCAAGGTCGTGAAAGTCGACCGCGTCGAATGGGTCACCATGCCGGATGCGCAGACCGCAGTGAACGCGCTGCAATCGGGTGACATCGACTTCCTCGAGAACCCGTCGTTCGATCTCGTTCCCGTTCTCGAAGGCAACAAAGACCTCAACGTCCAGGTGCTGAACAAGTTCGGCTTCCAGACGCTCGGCCGCATGAACTTCCTCTTTCCGCCGTTCGACAACGTCAAGGTTCGCCGGGCGGCGCTGATGGCGATCAACCAGAAGGACGTACTCGATGCGCTGATCGGCAATCCCAAATACTACAAGATCTGCGGTGCCTTCTTCATCTGCGATACGCCGTTCGCGACCGACGTCGGTTCCGAATCGCTGGTCAAGGGCAACGGCATGGCGGAAGCCAAGAAGCTGCTGGCTGAGTCCGGCTATGACGGCACACCGGTCGTGATCATGGCGCCCGGCGACGTGACCACCCTGAAGGCCCAGCCGATCGTCGCCGCGCAGGCGCTTCGCGAAGCGGGCTTCAAGGTCGATCTGCAGGCGACCGACTGGCAGACGGTGGTCAGCCGCCGCGCCAGCCAGAAGCCCCCCAAGGAGGGCGGCTGGAACATGTTCTTCACCAACTGGGTCAGCGCCGACGTCTCCAACCCGATCTCCAATCTCTCGATTGGCGGCCAGGGCAAGAAGGGCGGCTGGTTCGGCTGGGCGGAGAACGCCAAGATCGAGAAGCTCAAGGACGACTTCGTCCGCGCCGCCTCGCTCGAGGATCAGAAGAAGATCGCGACCGAGATCCAGAAGGAAGCCTACGACCAGGTGATCTACATCCCGCTCGGCCAGTATCAGGCGCCGAGCGCGTGGCGGAAGTCGCTCACCGGCGTGATTGACGGCCCGGCGACCCCGGTGTTCTGGAACATGGACAAGACCGAGTAA
- a CDS encoding ABC transporter substrate-binding protein: MFQLMRHGRRAVSSTLAISVVALSALASPVLAAGKTITAVMHSDLRVLDPIFTSAYISRDHGYMVYDTLLATDSNFKVQPQMADWKISDDKLTYTFMLRDGLKWHDGTPVTAEDCVASLKRWAAVDGMGQQMMLFTASLEATDPKTITLKLKEPYALVLDSIGKPSSRVAFMMPKRLAETPVDKQIPEQIGSGPFKFVQGEFQPGVKSIYVKNTDYVPRKEPASWTAGGKVVKVDRVEWITMPDTQTALNALQSGDVDFMENLALDMLPTIEADKGLKVDILNKFGFQTGARMNFLHPPFDNVKVRRAAFLAMKQKDVLDALIGNPKFYKTCAAAFICDTPFATDVGGETLAKGGDMAAARKALAESGYDGTPVVLMAPGDVLTLKAQPIVVAQQLRDAGFKVDFQATDWQTVVSRRASMKPPKEGGWNMFITNWVSADASNPISNVAVGGQGKTGGWFGWAEDAKVEQLKDAFVHATSLDDQKKIAAEIQKEAYDQVLYMPLGQFQIPSAWRKSISGVIDGPATPVFWNMEKSE, from the coding sequence GTGTTCCAACTCATGCGGCACGGGCGTCGGGCGGTTTCCTCCACACTTGCGATCTCAGTCGTCGCGCTTTCGGCACTGGCCTCGCCGGTTCTTGCCGCGGGCAAGACCATTACCGCCGTGATGCATTCGGATCTGCGCGTCCTCGATCCGATCTTTACCAGCGCCTATATCTCCCGTGACCATGGCTACATGGTCTACGACACGCTGCTCGCGACGGATTCGAACTTCAAGGTCCAGCCGCAGATGGCGGACTGGAAGATCTCCGACGACAAGCTGACCTACACCTTTATGTTACGCGATGGCCTGAAATGGCATGACGGTACGCCCGTCACCGCGGAAGATTGCGTTGCTTCGCTGAAGCGCTGGGCCGCCGTCGATGGCATGGGACAGCAGATGATGCTGTTCACCGCGAGCCTCGAGGCGACCGATCCCAAAACCATCACGCTGAAGCTGAAGGAGCCGTACGCGCTCGTGCTGGACTCGATCGGCAAGCCGTCCTCGCGGGTCGCCTTCATGATGCCGAAGCGTCTTGCCGAGACGCCGGTGGACAAGCAGATCCCCGAGCAGATCGGCTCCGGTCCGTTCAAGTTCGTGCAGGGCGAATTCCAGCCCGGCGTAAAGTCGATCTACGTCAAGAACACCGACTACGTGCCGCGCAAGGAGCCGGCGAGCTGGACCGCCGGCGGCAAGGTGGTCAAGGTCGATCGCGTCGAATGGATCACCATGCCCGACACGCAGACGGCGTTGAACGCGCTGCAGTCGGGAGACGTCGATTTCATGGAGAATCTCGCCCTCGACATGTTGCCCACCATCGAAGCCGACAAGGGGCTCAAGGTCGACATCCTGAATAAGTTCGGCTTCCAGACCGGCGCGCGGATGAACTTCCTTCATCCGCCATTCGACAACGTCAAGGTCCGCCGCGCGGCATTCCTCGCGATGAAACAGAAGGACGTGCTGGACGCGCTGATCGGCAATCCCAAGTTCTACAAGACCTGCGCAGCGGCCTTCATCTGCGACACGCCGTTCGCGACGGACGTTGGCGGCGAAACCTTGGCGAAGGGCGGCGACATGGCCGCGGCCAGGAAGGCGCTCGCCGAATCCGGCTACGACGGGACACCCGTCGTGCTGATGGCGCCGGGCGATGTGCTGACGCTGAAGGCGCAGCCGATCGTGGTGGCCCAGCAACTGCGCGACGCCGGCTTCAAGGTCGATTTTCAGGCGACCGACTGGCAGACGGTCGTGAGCCGGCGCGCCAGCATGAAGCCCCCGAAGGAGGGCGGCTGGAACATGTTCATCACCAACTGGGTGAGCGCCGACGCGTCCAACCCGATCTCCAACGTTGCCGTCGGCGGGCAGGGCAAGACGGGCGGCTGGTTCGGCTGGGCGGAGGATGCCAAGGTCGAGCAGCTCAAGGACGCTTTCGTCCACGCGACGTCGCTCGACGATCAGAAGAAGATCGCGGCCGAGATCCAGAAGGAAGCCTACGACCAGGTGCTCTACATGCCGCTCGGTCAATTCCAGATCCCGAGCGCGTGGCGGAAGTCGATCAGCGGCGTGATCGACGGCCCGGCAACGCCGGTGTTCTGGAATATGGAGAAGTCGGAGTAG
- a CDS encoding glycosyltransferase family 39 protein, with protein sequence MAERSDRAPSRWRRPFLRWLEGVEAGWAVPLLLVCFVVIWTLYLAIAYAGGGLHPDTLEAWTLGRNFAWGYHKHPPLMGWIAASWTFVFPLSDWSLQLMAMTNAGLALFCVDLVARQFVTGHKRILVLLLLMLTPAYQFHAQRFNANAVLLAIWPLATWCFLRAFETRKASWAVAVGCTTALAMVGKYYSIFLVASFALAALAHPARRAYFTSASPWISVVTGLAVLSPHIYWLATTGASTFTYAMNHANGDVASSLGEVKNFLLGLAAAMSVSAALWVLIAGTRLKQFRADFAAMSPGLRLLFYVAIGTIVLPVVTSLGMGTDLPSLWALQGLFLFVVLIVCGTRYPIERFYTVNVAVITAGVALAAVLVAAPIHAVYRNTHGYEEGRNLYAQAASGLTREWHELTGQPLTAVSGDDALAFATAFYSPDHPQYARPFEFQYSWGLPRKTTLDRGWAALCFRGQDYCNRWMEWVSARAGHFVRHEFTVQARLWGQAGGTRDVIVMMVPPRARSTTPENAAEDFSASRRATD encoded by the coding sequence ATGGCCGAAAGGTCCGATCGCGCGCCATCGCGATGGCGCAGGCCTTTCCTGCGCTGGCTCGAGGGCGTCGAGGCGGGCTGGGCCGTGCCGCTGCTTCTGGTCTGCTTCGTCGTGATCTGGACGCTGTATCTGGCCATCGCCTATGCCGGCGGCGGCCTGCATCCCGATACGCTCGAGGCCTGGACGCTGGGGCGGAATTTCGCGTGGGGCTATCACAAGCATCCGCCGCTGATGGGCTGGATTGCTGCAAGCTGGACCTTCGTCTTTCCGCTGAGCGACTGGTCGCTGCAATTGATGGCGATGACCAATGCCGGGCTCGCATTGTTCTGCGTCGACCTCGTCGCGCGGCAATTCGTGACCGGCCACAAGCGCATCCTGGTGCTGTTGCTGTTGATGCTGACGCCGGCCTATCAATTCCATGCGCAGCGCTTCAATGCCAATGCGGTGCTGCTCGCGATCTGGCCGCTCGCGACCTGGTGCTTTCTGCGCGCGTTCGAAACCCGCAAGGCGTCGTGGGCGGTCGCGGTGGGCTGCACGACGGCGCTGGCGATGGTCGGCAAGTATTATTCGATCTTCCTCGTCGCCAGTTTCGCGCTTGCCGCACTGGCGCATCCGGCGCGGCGCGCCTATTTCACCTCGGCTTCGCCCTGGATTTCGGTCGTCACCGGGCTTGCGGTGCTGTCGCCGCACATCTATTGGCTCGCGACGACGGGGGCTTCGACCTTCACCTATGCGATGAACCACGCCAACGGCGATGTCGCGAGCTCGCTTGGCGAGGTGAAGAACTTTCTGCTGGGGCTGGCGGCGGCGATGAGCGTGTCAGCCGCGCTGTGGGTGCTCATCGCAGGCACGCGCCTGAAACAGTTTCGGGCTGACTTCGCCGCCATGAGTCCGGGCCTGCGGCTCCTGTTCTACGTCGCGATCGGCACGATCGTGCTGCCGGTCGTGACGTCGCTGGGGATGGGCACGGACCTGCCGTCGCTGTGGGCGTTGCAGGGGCTGTTCCTGTTCGTCGTGTTGATCGTCTGCGGCACGCGCTATCCGATCGAGCGCTTCTACACGGTCAACGTCGCGGTGATCACGGCCGGCGTCGCGCTCGCCGCCGTCCTGGTCGCGGCACCGATCCACGCTGTCTATCGCAACACCCATGGTTATGAAGAGGGGCGGAATCTCTACGCCCAGGCCGCGAGCGGACTGACCCGCGAGTGGCACGAACTCACCGGCCAGCCGCTGACCGCCGTCAGCGGCGACGATGCGCTGGCTTTCGCAACGGCGTTCTACAGTCCGGATCATCCGCAATACGCGCGGCCCTTCGAATTTCAATACAGCTGGGGCCTGCCGCGCAAGACGACGCTGGACCGCGGCTGGGCCGCGCTGTGCTTCCGCGGCCAGGACTATTGCAACCGGTGGATGGAATGGGTGTCTGCACGCGCTGGACATTTCGTCCGGCACGAGTTCACCGTGCAGGCGAGGCTGTGGGGGCAGGCCGGTGGGACGCGGGATGTGATCGTGATGATGGTGCCGCCGCGCGCAAGAAGCACGACGCCCGAGAATGCAGCGGAAGATTTCAGCGCCAGCAGGCGCGCGACCGACTAG